Genomic DNA from Clostridium sp. BJN0013:
GGAAGTGATTTGAATGGACAAAGAGTGCAGAAATATCTACCAAATAGCGAGGGAAAGTGCAGGCTTGACCCAAGAAAAAGCATCAGAACTAATGGACATATGTGTTGAAAGCTTAAGGGCTTATGAGGGGGGAAGAAGAATACCGCCGGACCGTATAGTTATCAAGATGATAGAAATTTATAATACACAGTATCTTGCATATCAACATCTGAAGACAAGTGCTGAAGTTGGTCAGAGATATCTACCAAATATAGAAATTAAAGATTTACCAGCATCAATATTAAAGCTACACACAGAAATTAAGGATTATATCGATCGTGAAGATCTACTTATGGAAATTGGTTCTGATGGAAAAGTGTCAGAAGGTGAAGCACGTGACTTCAAAAGAATTTGTAAAGAAGTTGACGATATACTTGAAGCAATTTATACATTTAAATTTTCTAAACAAAAATCTGAGTAAAAGAGAGGAGCGAAAGAGTTGGATGAGCTTATTCTCAAAGAACTTGAAGATATAAAAAACTTGGTAAGTAGGCAGACAGAACCTAAACAATTATTTGGTGTTATAGAATTTGCTGAATTGGCAGGTATGAAGCCAAGGAGGGTTAGGGAATTATGTAATGTCAAAGGTTTTCCATGTACTAGAGATGAAAGAAAAATATACGTTCACAGAGAGGCTTTTGACTGGATTAAAAAAAGACGGGAATTACCACAGGATAATTGAAAATAGGAGGGATGAAGTTGAGTAACTTGATAACAAAACAAGTAAATTTTCATGGAGACAATTTAATGGCTGCTAAAGATAAAAACACAGGAAAGATTTATACGGGAGTTAGTTATATTTGCAGAGGTATTGGATTAACTAAAGATCAAAAAGATAGACAAGTCAAGAATGTTCAATCAGATTTAGTTCTAAATAGAGGGTGCGTCAAATTTGGGGCAGGGGTATTTGACCTAAATAATCCAACGCTTGCAATGGATATAGACTTTTTACCTCTATGGTTAGCAAAAATTTCAATAACGCCTAAGAAGAACTTGAAATAAATAGAAAGGAGGGATAAGACTTGAGTAATATAATGCCCATGGAATTTAAGAATCAGAGAATTATGACTACTAAGGTTTTGGCTGAACAATATGGAACAAATGAACAAAACATAAGTAAAAACTTCACTAGAAATTCAGAAAGATTTGTAGAAGGTAAACATTATTTTAAATTGGAAGGTGAGGAATTAAAGGAATTTAAAGGGTATGTACTAAATGACGAAAGCCTAAAATTTGTATCTATTTTATATTTATGGACAGACAGGGGAGCAGCGAGACATGCAAAAATTTTAGATACTGACGAAGCATGGGATATATATGAGGAGTTAGAAGAAACTTATTTCAGGGTTAAGGAAAGTAAACCAACATGCATAGAAGATGTTTTGATTCAGTCACTTCAAGAAATGAAGGACATGCGCTTACAGATTGAGGAAGCCAAGAAACAAACAATTGAAGTAAAAGAAGAAGTGCAGGATATAAGAAATGTAATTACATTGAATCCACAAGCAGCGTGGCGCCGAGAGTGTAATAGGATTTTAAATGCTATAGGAAGAGAACTTGGAGATTATAAGGCTCCAAAGGATCAGGTGTATGAAGCTCTGAAAGTAAGGGGTAAATGCAGACCCAATGTATTGATCGTAAATCTTAAGAAAAGAGCTAAAGAAAATGGCATGGCTCCAAGTAAAATAGAAAAATTAAACATACTTGATGTGCTGGAAAATGAGCCAAGGCTTAAAGAAATATATGTAACTATAGTAAAGGAAATGGCCATTAAAAATGGAGTAAGGATAAGGGAGGAGGTTGCAATATAAATGACCAACTCAAGGAAAATTAAAATTGGTGTATTTGCAGGAGCACAGGTAACACGCAGGGAATTGGCTCAGGCTATTGTACAGGAGTTGTGTTACCCGCATGAAAATATTGATTACTACACTGATAATTTAGGGAGTCTACCCCTAGATGAATATTCAGAGGAATTGAAGAATATGGAACGACCATGTAGGAGGAGGAAAGTAAATGTTTGATGCCACTGAGGTAAAAGGATATAACAAGCTAAATAATGACGATAAGGAGCTTTTCAAAAGGTTTTGTAAAAAGTTTTATGATGCATGGGAATATCCAGAGAAGCATAAACCGGTAAAAGTGCAAAAAATGAAGGGGTATTTGAAGGTGACTTTGGTTGATGTTAGCTGGTTGCATATTACTAAGGATTGTGAGTGGTATTAGGTATGGAGAGGGAGAGGAGGAAGAGAGCGACAAGTGGTGAAGAAATTTACATTAACAATACCGGCAGAATTATTAAACCAAGTGAGAAAAAAGGCTAATAGAAAAGGAATGTCTGTGAATGAATACATTCTCTTAATAATTAGCCAAGGACTATGTATTTAGATATCCTTATTTTTTTCAATATGCTCTTTTATAAGCATTTCAATTTCTTTATTGACAGAACGACCATGATTTTCTGCTATAACACGAAGCTTCTGTAGTAATTCAATTGGAATTCTTAGAGTAAACTTTGACAATTGAGAAGCCATGAAGTATATACCTCCTTTGCCATCAATATGACACCATAACTATAACATATTTTAAAAACAAAATAAATACTTGACGGCATATTGACGGCATGATAATATAATTATAGGAGGTGACGGCTAAATGGTGGCAAAACAAAGAATCACAATAAGGATGCCTGAGAAGCTAAATTTGGAACTTTCTAATAAAGCAAAAGAAATAGGAATAAGTAAAAATTCATTAGTTCTGCAAATATTGTGGAAGAAAGTAAAGGAGGAAAAAGTATGAACAATAAAGCTATTAGGATGTTTGAAGGACAGGAAATAAAAGTAACGACAGATAAAGGAACTACACTGATAAATTTAGCTTGTACAGCTAGGGTATGCGGATTAACTAAAATAGCTAAAAGTGGCAACCAAACTGTTAGATGGACAGATAAAGGAGTTGCAGAAAAATTAAAAATTATTCATTCCACCAATGTGGAACGCCATATAAAGGAGGAAATAGTTTTCATTTTAGATGAAATAGAAAATGCAGATGATAGAAATTCTATTTATATATCAAGTTGGTTAAGTAAGAGATTGGCAATAGAGTGTCATAGTGACAAGGCTATGAAGTATAAAAACTTCTTAGTTACCTTGGATGAAGATTTTCAAAATGGAAAATTATTCACAAGGGATAATACTGAACTGGAACTTATAAACAAGCAGTTTAATCTTCTGATTAAGAAAACCACAGAACATGACAATGAATTAGAAGATCATAACAACAGAATACAGAAAATGGAAAATAACATGACAATAGACCATGCACAACAGGAAAAATTGAATAGATATGGCAGAGCTAAAGTAGTTGAAGTTTTAGGTGGTAAAGGTACTAATGCCTATGAAAAATTAAAAGGTAGGGCATTTTCAAAGTTCTGGAATGGGTATAAGAGGTGTTTTGGGGTTAGTAGTTATAAGGACACATCGGTTAAAGATATGGATAAAGCATATGCCTTTATAGATAGTTGGACACCAGATGAAGAATTTGGACTTGCTATACGTGGTGCCAATGCACAGATAAGTATAGTTAAATAAGGGTTTTGGAGAGGAGGAAGAACAGTGAAGGAAAATTGGTATGCACTTCTAATAGCTTCACAACGTCCAGTTGGTGTAGAACAGGCTTTTAGAATGATGAATGGGGATTCAATAGGAAGGAAGAAGAAATATTCCAAATTCACACAAGATGATATTGAATATATGAAAAATCTCAAAAGTGAAGGATACACATATAAGCAGATCGGAGAAGTATATGGCATATCAGAACATGCTGTACGTTTAAGAATTTATAGAAGAAAGCAGGTGGAAATAGCATGATAAAACAATTATTTCAAGATTCCGATATTCAAGTGACTGACCAAGAGTTCAAAGAAATAATGCAAATTACCACAGACGACATAAGGGAAAACAGGGTTAAGTTCGGTAAAAAGACAAGCCTGGAGCAGATGTTTATTATAGCAAAGAGAAGTTTAAAAGTGATGATGAGTGCTTGAAGGAGGCCAATAGATGAGAGATAAGAAGTTTGTGAAGCTGCAGAAGGAAAACAAAAATCTAAAAGCACTTTTAGAAGAAAGCTTTGATTTTATAGAATTCTACAGAGAAAGAGCAAGGTACTTGGAAGGTGTGTACAAGCAGTTGGATATTAAGAAGGATTAGGAGGTTGGAGTAGATGCAAAGAAAAATTGAATTCAGATGCTGGGATAAATGGACAAAACAAATGTTACCAGTGTTAAGTATAGATTGCAAGGAAACTTATTCTTCGGAAAGAGGAAATATCGTATTAATGCAGTACACAGGATTGAAAGACAAAAATGGTGTAGAAATTTATGAGGGCGATATAGTAACAGATGGCATAATTAATTACGTTGTTGCTTTTTATATGGGCTCATGGCGTTTAAAACGAAATATAAAGGGTGACACATGGTGGAAATCTTTATACAGATATATTACAAACTATAAGTATAAAGTTATTGGTAACATTTATGCTAACCCAGAGCTTTTAAAAGAAGGTGAGTAACATGGATGCACTTACAGAAAAGAAACTTAGAGAGTGCGAACTGGATAACAATGGAGAACTTTATGATCCGGTATCTGGGGAAACTTTTAAAGATATTGATGTGCTGACAGATGAAGAAGTAAAAATATTTGTGGAGGGATAGAATATGTGGATTAGATCACAAGACAAGAAAAGGCTTATAGATGCTGAGATGATAGAGATTTGTGATAATAGGATTTTTGTCAGTGAATTACCAAGTGAAATGATAACATCAGGTATTTGCGTTGGAAAGTATGGGAGTGAAGAGAGGGCTGTTGAGGTATTGGATGGGATACAGAATGCTTTAGACACATATATAAATGATAAAAATTTCAATTTAGCTCTTACTAACGCGCCTGACACAGCAACATCATTATATCCGATATTTCAAATGCCAGAGAAATAAAAAAAGAGCTCTTACAAAAAGAGCCAATGAATAATTAATCATTATCCCCATTCTAACGCAGAATGGGGGAAAAATCAAATATGGGAGAGAATGATATATGATTTCTTTATATATTATGTAGCAGTGTAATTTATGTGAGTAGTATTTATTACTTCTATAGAAAAAAGTAAATATGTAGGAGGTGCAAAAGTTGTACAAGGTATTGACCAAAACTAAAGATATGACAGAAATAGAATGGCTAAAGAGCAGGCAGCAAGGGATTGGAGGCTCTGATGCAGGGGCAATCCTTGGAGTGAATAATTATAAAACGCCCTTTGATGTATATATTGATAAAACTCAAGACATAGTTGAACCAAACGAACAAAGTGAAGCTGCTTATTGGGGTAATATTCTTGAAGATAATGTTGCAAGAGAATTTACCAAAAGGACAGGCAAAAAAGTAAGAAAGAGAAATGCAATTCTTCAAAATATAGAATATCCATTTATGATAGCCAATGTTGATAGAGAGGTAGTAGGAGAAAATTCAGTGCTTGAATGTAAAACTACGAGTGGATGGAATTCTAAAGAGTGGGTGGATGAAGAAATACCTGCCAATTATTTAGTTCAGGTAAATCATTATATGGCAGTGGCAGGATATGAAAAAGCGTATATATGTGTACTTATAGGAGGACAACGCTATTTATACAAAGAGATAGAAAGAGACGAGGAACTTATACAGATACTTATACAGGCAGAAAAAGACTTTTGGGAAAATCATATCCTTAAAAGGGTACCTCCGCCATTGGATGGTTCCAGTGCTGCAGAGAAATATCTAAAGGAAAGATTTAAGGATTCAGCTCAAGGAGTTGCTATAAATTTAAGTTCTGAATACAAAGATAAAATCAGTGATTATTTTGAACTTAAAAATACAATAAAAACCCTTGATCTGCAGGCAAAAGAAATTGAAAACAACATAAAGTTTGAACTAGGCGAGGCAGAGATTGGGTATGCTCCTGATTACGAGATTAATTGGAAGAGTGTAACCTCCAATAGGTTTGATAGCAAAAGGTTCAAAACGGAGCACCCTGAGCTATTTAAACAGTATTTAAATACTAGCTCATACAGAAAATTTAGTATTAAGGAGGCAGATGCGTAATGGGAAATCCAGCATTTAGAACACTTATAAATAGCTTTAATGCTCAATTGAAGACTATGAATAATGAAGATTTTAAATTATATGATCCAAGCGATTGTGAGTATTTTATAGATTCTATATATTATGACAGTGATAAAGATAAAATAATGTGCAAGTTTAAGGAGGATAAAGAACAATGGCAACAACAGAGAGTTTAAAAAAGCAATTAGTTAAAAATAAAAAGGATAATTCAAATACATCTGTAGGGGCAACCGTTAAAGGGATATTAAACAGTCCGGCCATAAAGAAAAGGTTTGAAGAAATTTTGAAACAAAAAGCACCGCAGTACATGAGTTCAATAATAAATTTAGTTAATGGAGATACGGACCTTCAGAAATGCCATCCAATGAGCGTTGTAGCAAGTGCTATGGTAGCAGCTACTTTAGATTTACCTGTGGATAAGAACCTAGGCTATGCGTGGGTAGTACCATATAAAAATAAAGCACAATTTCAATTGGGTTATAAGGGGTATATACAGTTAGCATTAAGAACCTCACAGTATAAACACATAAATGCAATAGCTGTGCATGAAGGAGAACTTATAAGTTGGAACCCATTAACCGAAGAATTAGAAATAAATTTTGAAAATAAAGAATCGGATGCAGTAATTGGATATGCAGGATATTTTGAATTAAACAATGGATTTAGAAAATCTGTCTATTGGACCAAAGAACAAATTGATAAACACAAAAATAAGTTTTCTAAAAGTGATTTTGGATGGAAAAACAATTATGATGCTATGGCTATAAAAACAGTTATAAGGAATATGCTGTCGAAGTGGGGAATACTTAGCATAGAAATGCAAAGTGCATATATTGCAGATCAAGCTCTAATAAAAGATGGCATTTTAAAGGGTGAGGATATTGAAAGTAATATTGATTATATAGATGACATTGAAGATGATATAGAAGCTGAAGATGCAGAGTATACAGAATTTGAAAGAGAAGATAATGAGAAAGATATATACAAAGGCACACCGTTTGAAGAAGGTGTGGAAAGCTAGAATTATTTTAGAGATTACAAAGCAGGACTGCCGGTACCGATCTGGCAGACTGCTTAAAATTCCGATATGTCCAGTAATTTATTTTAGTAGAAAAGGTGAGATTATGGCAGAGATTAAGTGGATTAAGATAACAACAACAATGTTTGATGATGAAAAAATTAAATTAATAGATGCAATGCCTGAACGTGACACTATATTTTACATATGGATGCGTCTTTTAGTGCAGGCCGGCAAGACAAACGCAGGAGGATATATATTCCTTACAGAGGATATACCTTACACTGATGAAATGCTATCAACAATCTTCAATAGGCCTCTTAATACTGTTAGGCTTGCCTTGGATACTCTAAAGAATTTTGGAATGATTGAAAGGTCTGAAAATAATGATTTAAAAATAACTAATTGGGACAAACACCAAAATGTTGATGAAATGGATAAAATAAGGGAACAAACGAGGAAAAGGGTTGCTAAATGTAGGGCTAAGAAAAAGATAGCTGAACCTAGTAACGAAGAAAATAAAAATAGTAACGCTACTGTAACGTTACGTAACGGAACAGAAAGAGAGAGAGAAGAAGATCTAGATAAAGATAATAAGAGAGAGAGAAGAGAGAAAAAAGATCTCTCTCTCGATAATAAAGCATTAGAACTTTGTAAATATTGGGAAGTTCTGAAACCAGGTGAAAATATAACTGCACACTTAGCAGCTTTAAAGATATTTATAAACACCTATGGCTATGACTGGTGCAAAGAAGCACTGCAAATTATGGTCAAGAACAAAAATAAATTTATTTTAAGCTACATGGAGAAGATTTTAAAAAATTGGCTTGTGGAAGGAAAAAGTGAGGAATGTGGAACTTCCAAGAAAGAAAAGAATGCTCCTAAACCGCCATCTTACAAGGTTGTAAATCAAGGGTGTTGCCCTGTTTGCGGAGGCAAGGGGGTAGTAAGACAAAACAATGAATGGGTGGAATGTCCTAAGTGCAGGGGAGGTTAGAAATTGAATAACGTGACAGCTTTGCCAAACAGTATTGAGGCTGAAAGGGGAGTTATAGGCACCATACTAAACAATAATCAGGCCATGGATATAGCTCTGGAATTAATTACGCCTGAAGATTTTTACAGAGAAAATCACAAGGTAATATTTAAAGCTCTAGTGAATTTGCATGAAAAAAATGCAGCTATGGACCTGTTGACAGTGAGTGAGCAGCTGAAAGACGGATTGAAAGAAATCGGGGGAATTACTTACCTGTCACAGCTTATGGGAGCCTACACTCCAACATCAAGCATAAAAGAATATGCCTTGATAGTGAAAGACAAAAGCAATAAAAGAAAAATAATAAAAATAGCCAATGAAATGATGCTGGATGCCTGCAATAACTCCAGTGTGGAGGATATTTTAAACAAAGCAGAAAGTAAGATTCTGGATATAAACAGCTATAAGGATTCAGAAATAGTCACTGCCAAAACAGTTGCCATGAACGCCTATGAAAAAATAGAAGAAAATTACAATAAGGGCGGGGGATTGGCAGGTTTAGCAACTGGTATAAAATCCATGGATAACATGACTGGAGGATTGGAACCAGGGGACTACGTGATACTTGCGGCAAGACCTAGCATGGGTAAAAGTGCCATGATGCTTGAAATATCGGAAAACGTGGCAAAACAGGGTAAGTCAGTGTTGGTATTCAGTCTCGAAATGACCAAAGAAAAGCTGATGAACAGGCTGTTTTCAAGCTTGACAAAAATACCACTTGAGAGAATAAAGACCGGGGAGTTAACTTCACCTGAGTGGAATAAGCTTGCAAATGCTGCTAATTTCATATGCCAGCAGAAATTATACTTTGATGATAAAGGCGGCCAAAGCGTAAATGAAATACGCTCTAAGTCCCGAAAAGCCAAGCTGCAATATGACCTGGATTTAATCGTAATAGACTATATTGGGAAAATACAGGGACAAGGCGAAAACAGGAATCAGGAATTGAGCAGGATATCAGATGCGCTTAAGAATTTAGCCAAAGAACTAAAAATACCCATTGTGGTTTTATGCCAGTTATCTCGTGCACCTGAGGCCAGATCGGATCATAGGCCAATGCTTTCGGATTTAAGAGAATCAGGGTCTATAGAACAGGATGCGGATATAGTTATTATGCTGTACAGGGATGAATACTACAATGCGGAAACTGAGGAAAAGAATATCATGGAAGCCATTGTAACTAAGAGCAGGGATGGGAAGACAGGAACTGTTAAATTGTATTGGGATGGTAATACCCAAAGGATTAGAGAACTGGATTATGTCCATGAGGGAAGTTATAACCCTGAAATATTTGGAAGAGGTGAGTAATAGATGGTGAATAGGTGGCAGATTTTTAATTACCTGAAGGGTGGAAACAACGAGATAAGCGTGAAAGACATAGAAAGGGCTCCAGTAGAAGAACTCAGAGAAGGCTTAATAGAGTTTATATTATACAAGCGTTTGATAACACGTGAGGAAAAAGAGAGGGCAATAAAATAACAAGGAGGAATCAATTGAGTATGAAATCAACAGGAATAGTTAGAAAAGTAGACCAGCTGGGTAGAGTAGTTCTACCGAAGGAGTTAAGAAAAAAATTGGATATGCCAGAGGGTGTACCGTTGGAAATGGTTGTAAATGGAGATGAAATTATTTTAAAAAAGTATAAGCCTGCTTGTATATTCTGCGGAGGAACAGAGGATGTTGTGAAGTGGAAAGGGAAAAAGGTGTGCCAGAGGTGCTTGGATAACCTTAAGACAAGTAGATTGAGGTGATAAAAATGGCAGTTGCATTCGAAAGGAAAAAAGAAACCCTTGACTTCGTAAGAGATAATTGGGAAATTATGCCCAAAAAAGATATGGCGAAGAAATTAGTAATAAGGACAAATGCTTTGAATATTTCAGCAAGAATGATGATAACGTAAAAATCAATTAATTAAAAAGGCGTCAAAAAAATTTAAAATTCCAAAATCCTTAGTAGAATCCTATTATTGTGAATGGAAAAATAAGTATATGGATTGTAATATAAAAGGATATAATCATAATCCGTGGCACAAGGATAAAAATGTGATGAGAGTTAGACAAAAGCAGAGGGTGAGGGCGTGAGAAGTAAATTAATAATCATAGAGAATGTCAGACCCATAAAATTTGGTAATCAGATAGGAATGAAGATGGATGAACTGGACAGAGGAACAATACCAGGAATATCTCAAAAAGAGAGGGCAGAAGGTAGAGAAACCAAAAGTAAAAAGGCAGAAATACAGGAATAAGGGTGTATGGCATGATGGAGTATATTTCAGGAGTCAGCTGGAGATGAAGAGGTACTGCCAGTTAAAACTTTTATTCTATGCTGGGGAAATTGCAGGATTTATATTGCAACCGGAGTTTATTATTCAGGAGGGCAAAGAAGAGAAAAGAGCTATAACTTATACTGCTGATTTTCTGGTTTTGAATAATGATGGTACCTACAGTGTTGAAGATACCAAAGGGTATGAAAGTCAGCAGTGGAGGAGAACGTACAAGCAGTTTAAATTGAGGTATCCAGATATTGATTTGAAAGTATTGAAAGAAGTGTGAGTATGGATAAGTCCAAGAAAATTCAAATAGATAGACTAGAAAAGAGCTTACAATGCCTAAAAGAAAAGCTATTAACAGATAGGCCAGAACAGTACAAGGCTATGGCTTCTGGATATATAAGACAAATTGAAGAATTGAGAAGGTGAACGTATTGAAACTAAAACTAATGGTACTTAGGAAGCTGATAGACAGTAAAGGTAATAAAATAGACAACCGTACAATGACCTGGGAGAATTGGAAAGATAAAGTTTTAGAAGAAGCAGGAGAGTTATGCAGAGCTCTCTCTTCTGGGAATAAGAAAGACATAATGGAAGAGGTGTTGGATGTTATTCAGGTGGGCATAGGAATTTTAGCGAAGTTGTTTAGAGAGAAAGTTGATATACCCCAAGGGCTTCATAGGCATAATAAAAAGCTTATAGATAGGGGTTGTGAGGCTTGTGGGGAGATTAGATTTAATGTTAGCAGGAAGTAGGTGGGGAAAATGAAATTATTAATTGGAAAAATTAAGAATGGTTGCAGTAAAGACTTGCAGGAACTAAGAGGAATTAAGCTAGTGGGATTTACAATAGACGAGGAAGATAAGAAATTACATGGAATCCATCCTATAAATTTAGGTGATATGGAAAAATTTTATAAGTTTAGTTTTGAAGGGCTTAAAAATGATATATCAGAGGATTATGACTACTGTATATGGTATTTGCTTGGGGAAGATTGTGAATTTGTATCCAGTATAAATCTAAATGAATTAGAAGATATAAGAGAATTTACCAAGGAAGATGATGAACTGTATGGAAAGAATCTTGAAGAGTTTAAGAAAATACACCACTTTTATGATATGGAGCAGCGAATCAAAGATGAAGAAAAAGCTGAAAATAAAGCCAACGAAGAGTTCCTGAAAGAAAAGAAACAGAAAATTGAGGTGCGTGTTCGTGGTGAGACTGAAACAATAGATGCTGTGATATATAAGGGTTTTGGCATACACAATCCATTGGGCATAGAAGATAGTTCTTTTAAAACCATAACAATTTTGGAAGGCGATAATAAAGGATTAGCCATGATACTTTATTGCAAAACCTCAAAGTGTGAAACTTTAATTGATGAGATGAGAGAATCTATAGGAGATAAGGCTGTTGCAAATGAAGATAGGGTTAAGTTAGCTGAAATAGTGAAGAAATATTAGAAGTTGATACGTACTTCAAATATTATATGATGAACCCAAACACTGGGGATTTGAGCATCCCCGGCACAAGGATTTATTATTGGAAAATGAAAATTAAAATGGAGATTAAAATAATACTTTAATAAACAGTATGTCCAAAATTAGATTTATTATACAGGGAATTTGAAGAAGGTGAGTAGATGGAACATTTAATAAAATTGGGTTATACGTTTATAGGAGTATGGGCTTTAATTAGCATAGTTGGGATAATAGGCTTTTATATAGTTGTTAGGAATTGCAAGAAGGAAAGTGCAAAGAGCTATAAGGAGTTTAAAAAGGAATGGGACAGGCATGGGAGGAGGTTAGAAAGATAATGGAAGTATTGATAGCAGAACGTAAACATATAGATTTAACCAAACACTGTAAAATAAGATATGTAGAGAGAGTGAAAGGAATAACTGGTGACTTTGCTGTTCAGGAATATATGATAGCCAATGATGAACGAATAATACAGGATGTAAATAAGATATTCACTTATTCCGATTTCCTGATAGAGGGTAAGATTGGTGAGGATAAGGTAGTCAGGAGATTTTATGTGAAGGATGATATACTCCTTGTTTTAAGTAAAGACGAGTCTGTGATTGTTACACTTATTAAAGTAGACTTTGGGTTCCCTAGGAAAACTAACAGGGGAATTGTTAAGGACCTTCTGGAGGAAATAAATTTACTGAAGGAAGATTTAGAGGAAAGTGAAAAATCTATAACCGATTATGTGAATGCTAGAAGTTTGGAAAGGGAAAGGTATTTCGATAAAATCCAACTGCTGCAGGAAGAAATTAATTCTCTTAGCTTAACCATAAAACAAATTGATGTTGATATAGAGAAGAAGAGGGAGAGTACCAAGGTTTCAAAACTTAAAATAAAGGAATATGTGAATATGATTTGCAATTCCAGGGCTTTTAAGGATGATTTGAAACAGATGGGTAAGTGAGAGATATAAGGAATAGACATAATTAAATAAGTTCATGGGAGGGAACTGTATGTTGGACAAAGAAACATTTAAAAGGACAGAAGGTAAGCTGTATGGCTATTTTAGAGATTTAAAAGAAATGGAAGCTTTGGAACTGGAATGCAAAGACCTTCAAGATCAGGAAGAGAGTATTCAATGGGATATAAAGCACTGTAATGTATATGTTGTTGCAGACAGCCACATGAGCCCTAGTTTTAGTGAAAAGGTACAGACAAGCCCTACAGGAGAAAGTACAGCAGAAAAAGGAATTGTTAGAGAAATTGAAAAGCTTGAGGATGAACTTGAGTATGTTGGAAGAAAGCTCCGTAAGAATATGGCCAGAATAAGGCAGTTAAAAAGAAATACAGCTCCGTTGAAGAAAGTACTGACAGTCCCTCCACTATCAGAAGAAATCATGCAATTCATTATTTATAAGTACAAGCTAAACAAGGGCGTCGGGTGGATAGCAACTGAAATGTATGGTGGTGTGAGAAGTACTGCCTACAGGTGGCGAGAGGACATACTGGAGGATATTGTGAAGTGGGAAAGGGTGTATAAAGTTGGATAGACATAATGTTGACAATATATATTATAATATAATTAGCTTTTTAATCGTGAAAGGAGAATTTTGATATGTATGATAGTGACATAAGATCATTTTTGTATAGAGATTTTTCAAAAGAACCAATGTATGTAAATGATACTAGCACTATCGTTGTGCCTGAAATGAGCATATTAAACGGCTATGTTAGGATAGACATAGCCGTAATCAATGGTTTATTTCATGGATATGAAATAAAAAGTGATATGGATACCTTGCAAAGGTTGCCTAGACAATCAGAATATTATAGTAAAGT
This window encodes:
- a CDS encoding phage replisome organizer N-terminal domain-containing protein; its protein translation is MAEIKWIKITTTMFDDEKIKLIDAMPERDTIFYIWMRLLVQAGKTNAGGYIFLTEDIPYTDEMLSTIFNRPLNTVRLALDTLKNFGMIERSENNDLKITNWDKHQNVDEMDKIREQTRKRVAKCRAKKKIAEPSNEENKNSNATVTLRNGTEREREEDLDKDNKRERREKKDLSLDNKALELCKYWEVLKPGENITAHLAALKIFINTYGYDWCKEALQIMVKNKNKFILSYMEKILKNWLVEGKSEECGTSKKEKNAPKPPSYKVVNQGCCPVCGGKGVVRQNNEWVECPKCRGG
- the dnaB gene encoding replicative DNA helicase, encoding MTALPNSIEAERGVIGTILNNNQAMDIALELITPEDFYRENHKVIFKALVNLHEKNAAMDLLTVSEQLKDGLKEIGGITYLSQLMGAYTPTSSIKEYALIVKDKSNKRKIIKIANEMMLDACNNSSVEDILNKAESKILDINSYKDSEIVTAKTVAMNAYEKIEENYNKGGGLAGLATGIKSMDNMTGGLEPGDYVILAARPSMGKSAMMLEISENVAKQGKSVLVFSLEMTKEKLMNRLFSSLTKIPLERIKTGELTSPEWNKLANAANFICQQKLYFDDKGGQSVNEIRSKSRKAKLQYDLDLIVIDYIGKIQGQGENRNQELSRISDALKNLAKELKIPIVVLCQLSRAPEARSDHRPMLSDLRESGSIEQDADIVIMLYRDEYYNAETEEKNIMEAIVTKSRDGKTGTVKLYWDGNTQRIRELDYVHEGSYNPEIFGRGE
- a CDS encoding AbrB/MazE/SpoVT family DNA-binding domain-containing protein, with translation MKSTGIVRKVDQLGRVVLPKELRKKLDMPEGVPLEMVVNGDEIILKKYKPACIFCGGTEDVVKWKGKKVCQRCLDNLKTSRLR
- a CDS encoding DUF1064 domain-containing protein gives rise to the protein MEMKRYCQLKLLFYAGEIAGFILQPEFIIQEGKEEKRAITYTADFLVLNNDGTYSVEDTKGYESQQWRRTYKQFKLRYPDIDLKVLKEV
- a CDS encoding MazG-like family protein, producing MNVLKLKLMVLRKLIDSKGNKIDNRTMTWENWKDKVLEEAGELCRALSSGNKKDIMEEVLDVIQVGIGILAKLFREKVDIPQGLHRHNKKLIDRGCEACGEIRFNVSRK
- a CDS encoding transcriptional regulator, yielding MLDKETFKRTEGKLYGYFRDLKEMEALELECKDLQDQEESIQWDIKHCNVYVVADSHMSPSFSEKVQTSPTGESTAEKGIVREIEKLEDELEYVGRKLRKNMARIRQLKRNTAPLKKVLTVPPLSEEIMQFIIYKYKLNKGVGWIATEMYGGVRSTAYRWREDILEDIVKWERVYKVG